Below is a window of Cataglyphis hispanica isolate Lineage 1 chromosome 2, ULB_Chis1_1.0, whole genome shotgun sequence DNA.
tatatatatatatatatatatataactacaatttataaactcatcatatatgtattgaGTTTCCTTTATTCTTCATTCATGCACACAAGTCTGTGCATACATCATAAACATGATTCTGATAGAAGAATAGTTACACCTCTGCTTCTTCTAAAGTCTTGAGGAATGAAGCCTTCTTTTGAGCAACGCGATTCTTCCTCTCAGACAAAGATAATTTCGCGCGATTCCATCTCTTCTTAACAGGTTCCTTCTCTCTTGTGATCTTCTTGTGTTCTGGATCAGCACGGATTGCTTCATGTGCTTTCATGTATATGTTCTCAATCTATCAAAagcaatacatttttcatatcatttTATGCTTAatctatatgcatatttaacaATAGTGTAACATGGGTCTATTTTGATAAATGCATTACTGCATTCACATTTAATAACCAATGAAAATTGCTATTGTCCAACTGCGACGCTacatagatttaattaatctaagcAACAATTATAAGTTGGacgtaattaaaagaatataaatatgtatttaaaattacttataatatgCTTACATCATTCGCAGAGATGCCGTGCTTAATATATTGTGAAAACTGTCTCTTGAAAGCTTCGTCGTCCTCTTCTTCCAGAGTTTTCATATAATTCGCAACATGTTGACCAAATATATGCTGTCTATGCACTTCTGCATTGAATTGCTTAGATTCTGCGTCGTATCCAGGAAATCTCTTGGTGCTATAGAACAAAATCACAAAAAAGTCCTTAAATAACTAAAGTTACATAGTATTTTGAAAGTCAATGTTGtcagagaaatttaattcctaTTACATATGTGTGACATTACATATACGAATCTATTTATTACTTGTGAGGAATATCGAGACCACCATCAACTGCGCCTTTCATAGCACCGAAAACTCGGGCGCCCGTTGTAGTGCGCATTAGTCCCGTATCTAGATAACATTTGAAGGCACCTGGGCCATCGTCCAATTCCTCAACAGTATATTCGTCACCTGTTACTTCTGTGTTACCCGCATACAAGGTATCCAATCCCAACTTCTTAAGGAGCTATGAGAACAAAACAtaatccatttaaaaaaatcatatgcttgttttttttgatgcaattgtatatttttgctaatcaGAATACATATAGGGAACAATTGTGTTTTCTTCAGTGAAACATCAAAGTGAGCTAGGTGTTTCATCATGTTAGCAGTATATactatagatattataaatattgataaaaaaaaaatagggaaaGATATGACTTACTCTTCTGGCCAAGAGTAAACCAGTACAATAAGCAGATGCATAGTTGGTGAGACCAACTTTAACGCCATATTTAGGAAGTTCATGGCTGTAAGCAGCACATACAATCCTATCACCTTCGATTCTTGAATAAGCAAccttgaaaaagaatatatgaattattagcTAATTACcgattttttacataaattatatatatatatagaaataatatatctattccAATACATTCCTCTATTCTCAAccaattaagtttttataaactGGACTTTTTGCACTGCTGTTCCATTATTAAACATTCACCATTTAATCATGCATACACAAAACAGAAGTTACTAGTGAAGTGCAGATATAACTGCGTGTATAttttcactttatatatatatatatatatatatatatatatatatatatatatatatatatatagtgtgaaaggtaattaaagcaaaaatcgAGAATAAAGGTATTTCTTAGTCCCAACACATctacatttcatatttaattatactgaATTTGTGTTTATTATCATCCAATTTACCTGGCATGTAATATCCTTATTAGAGAGACGTACAATTAACCTATATTTAGGTGTATTGTACTTGTTCTTGTCTTGAATAGTTAATCTCTTACGAGCATAGTAATCAGTTTTTCCTTCACGACGCCTCTTGAACTTAACTTGATAACGCTTGAAGTACTGCTTATTTTTGACTACTTTGACAAAACCCTATACAAGTATACAAGTATTAGAACAAGATCAAATAAGTACAAAgtctgaaattatttattaatttattttaaaattccagGTAAGTCAACAGAAggtaaagtttttaaattattaaataaaaaattattctatactattctaaattatattaattattaataataattaataataatttaagcatatatgtatataattgaacACCTATGTAATTGGTTTTTGACAAACAGTTGATCTCTCAATATTGTTTCATAAGCGTATtatctgatatttttgctaatcaGACTATACATAGGGAACAATTGTGTTTTCTTCAGTGAAACATCAAAGCGAGCTAGGTGTGTCATCATGTTTTAGCAATATATATCAGATACACTTCCTCAGGTGCTTGGAGTAAATGAGCACGAGTTTAGCAAATCCGAGGTACCCAAGATAATACATAACgggatattattttctctaaatacTGCTTTCACTGCCAATAAGCAGTATACATTAACTAGTACATGGACAAAACTTTATGGAGCCCAAACAGCCAAAGAAAAAGTAtacataagaaattaaatttaatataatttaaaattatactcataactaattaagataataaagataGTTATTCAAAATCATCTATAagcaagatatattatttcagtgctaaaatatgaaaaaaatatgtgaatttcTTCAGAGTATTTTTCGACCATGTGGCTACTAATGAATCTCTCCGGAAAAAAGACATCTTGCTTTCTCATTGATTTTCAACGAATAATCCGCATTCATTgaagtttaattaatcaaataaactgtatattaagaaaaagagtTCGCTCACCATTATGTCAAGACGATCTGAAAATTGCACGAAACACAGCCACCTCCAAAGGACTGTGCAAAATAGAGGAAGAGGAAGTTGGAAGCAGTTGGAAGAGGCTCAACCGCTCAACGCTCAACTTGGAAAGATCAGGAAAGATGGCGGTAGAAATTTAGACAAGAGCGATACTAGCGGCAAGTGGATAAACTACTGATGATTAGCGATTTTAGcggcataatttaaaaagctttTTGTAAGTcggacaaaaatttataaaaaattgaaaatttgaacttattaaatttaaacacaaaatttaattgttttaatttattaatatatttatttatttattaatatactaataattaGAGAGTAAATgtaatcaatgaaaaattatacaattatcatAATTCGCAATAGAGTTATTAAATAACAGTTGTGAGAAAATAGgatcggataaaaaaaaatacgagcaAATAATCGTTTATAAACGCTTAGTTAATTTCGGCTTACAGATGTgtttatttttgagaattacaattttcatttattatttgtacattttgtttgtaataataataaaattattttattatagttgaatattatatagtagttatatttttgtcaattcaACTTTAATTCAAAGTTTACATAGTAAACATATGttcataaaatatgtcaacaaaacatcttataaaaatgttgaatatatttacactcttaaaaaaagaacatattttatatcatatttacatttttcttgtgAATTCGTATATAGAATGCATCACTGACATATCATCTCGTTCTGATAACCACTGTTTAAGAAGACATTCAATCCTCTTGGCATCAATCtataacaatgataataatactaatgtaaactaatattttacatatattgtatataaaatccaaaaatatatgtattaaatatagaataccTTATCTGCATCAATATTAGGAACTTTCAAACCTTTGATCAAGCCAATAATATCTATGATCCATATTTGTTCACAAATTGTAGCAATCCATAAATTAGGTGCCAAGCAACCTATTATATGTTCACTTTCAAAACttaatctgtaaaataattattgagctGAGTGAAATGCatcaacaaagaaaaaatataagataaataatctgTCAACATTGATTAAAGTTCAaccttgtaattattttatttctatcaatagTCCAAGGTACTATCGTCctcatgtttaatttttctttcttttcgttttttgtattcttcattttttcaaatagctGTAACAGCCTACTTTTATTTCCCTCTGTGCTCATTTTATTCACTTCATCTCTTTCTTCAGTTTTTTTAGCCTGTCGTTCTGTTTCTTCTTTATGTGCAATATCTCGATAATAACCACGCTCATGGGATGATAGTTGTTTCCAGAATtcggtaattttttttgctgtttGGGCTGCAGTTAAGGTAGGATTTTCTTTTGCaactaaatacaaaataattattgacatCATAATTCTCAATCttttatgtaatgtattttgctcttatatagttttatataacaataaaattatgtaagtaACATAAACatacaaaagaataattttagtgatatgtatatatattatacgtactTTGCGATCtaacatgttttataaatttaagatttttattatcaacatGTGTTTTATCTAATTCCATTCTATCTGATTccattttatctaatttacaaTTCTCCATCTCATTAATCTGGTTGTCTAAGTTATCATTGAATTGTCTTTCAACAACAATATCAGATTGTATATCTATACCTccctattaaatttaatacaatagtaTTAAATGTAAGATAATTCTCACAAAACTAtaaatatgcacatatatgtgtatataaattaaagaaaattagtgAGCATTTTAAAgttgtaaacaaattttaccTTAAGACCAACGATATGACCTTTACTCCATGTTTCTAATGAAACTTGCTTGTTCtcttcattttcatttaatttattttcattttcatttgtaGATGTATTACttccaatttcttttaaaaagtcaAAATCTTCACCAAGATCTATGACAGGTAACTGACTCAAAGTTTCATGTTCTTTTGTCctgtaaaatttacattagtaatatttatatagtattactCAATGTTCTTGGAtactatcaatattaaaatactaatcAATTAACACTATTaaagatcaaaaattttaataacttattaataatttaataattttagttaataatttataaataactttataaattttacttttatgtatatatatacttaatgtataaatttattatatttattatattaaattaattatattattatttattatataaatatatatgctaacATTTTATCAGGTAAAGTTACAATAGGAAAGACATCATTAGAATCAGAATCGCTTAAATTCGGCGATTGTATATGAGCTAATGCATCTCTGTATTGCTGTTCATCTTGAATCAAatcgatattttgtttatgCAAAGATTTTTCATATCCATTATTATGCAGCATTGGcttttctttgataatatcttcttgaatatctatttttcgttttttacaTATAGGCCATTCACTATCGATAATATCTTGACTTGTATCAAGTGTATAATCTTCATAACAGGTGGATGTGTCATTAGATACGTTTTGTTCAACAATCTCCACAGATTTTAgtccataatatttttttatatacttatctaCAGTATCAAAAACTTTATTctacaaatatcaattatattgatgtatatgatattttgtaaGCATATCTATAAAGTTAAAGCtttgaaaataacatttatttgaaaatgtattttagagatttatataaatattatctcataataacgttttataaaaatataaacattcttatttaatattaactgtAATATTGCTTATCTATAATCTTACCTGATCTTTAAAAAGGACTGTATCTTTATTTGGTTCCAGATTAACATCAATATCCATTGgtttcaaaataatgtatataagaaatatcattttttttctatatgactcttgtttaaaatattctaatattacattgtttattagctatatacatttaaaaatataaatttttattaagtattgactaaaaattatatatatatatatatatatatatatatatatatatatatatatatatatatatgtatatatatatttttttaattataaataaaattaatatgtaggCACAATATGTgcatgtacaaatatatttttgttatgcaAAACagaaattccattttttatttgatttaaacatCTGATTTTGAATATCATGTAATAATGTTTCTATAGATAGAACGTACCTTTTCAAGAGTTTTATGCTTAATAGGTctgttatttacaaaaatatagtgTAAATCAGGATGAGAAACTTTCGATATATCTTGTATCTTTTTTGAAGGTAACATTAATTGCAGAACAAACtaaaaagttacaaaaatgtaaattatatcaatgctGCTAATTATAGAcagataaaaaacaaatgtatatcaagttttttttttttaaattatttcaagagtATACTTACTTCTGTATCCTTAGGCTCAACCCATTCCATATTGGACATAATTTTTCTACCAAGTATAAGATTTGCAGCttctttaatgttattaagaCTTGGTTTTGTAAATACAAGATTGTTGTTTACCCTAAATTGAATTCGTATATTTGGTTTACATATTCCAAAGCAATGTATTAGTGTctccaataatttaataacttgaTTAGCTTTCTTTGTATTGGTGATTATTTGTCTCCTTACAGgcatttgtttaaataaatttttcacttgTACAGTAGttcctaaaattaaaatacatacatatatatacatatatatatatatatatatatatatatatatatatatgtatataatatatcataacatGATTATgagattaatatatgtatattatcatacatatataaaaataattaaaaaaatacttttaccaGTACTTCTGTGACAAGATTCATGTTTTACAATTTGTCCAGTATGATTCATTATATACGAGGTCCCAACAACATCTTCTTCTGTTTTCGTTACAACGATAACTTCTGCTACTGCGCATAATGCATTCAGTGCTTCTCCTCTAAATCCAAATGTTTGTAATGTATCtggaaataatgataaaaacataagaatttatttttatgactaTGTCACatgtaatttctcttttttatggtttaaaaaataaatattatagaaagatacttaaataaattataaaataaatatacaagtatatattacctaaatcttcaaaatttgatattttagatGTGTAAGAAGATAATCCTATATATGGCGCATCTAGTTTAGATATGCCATGACCATTATCCTTCACTTCTATTAAAGATGTACCATTATCTATCtaaaaaagcaaagaaaaacCGTGCGAATAatgattttctctttattaaaatatatattttatgcatacatatgcataaaaatatgcaagatTTAACTACACATACAAGATTGATTTCAACATTGTCAGCATTGGCATCAAATGCATTTTCCATCAATTCTTTGACCACAGCATATACAGAGGTTATTATCTGCGTCGTGGTAATTAGCTTTGCTGTTTTTACATCTAGTGCAGAAATCggcatttttcaaattccgCTACTGGTAATATGATTATCATGTAATATTAAgacatctaaaatataaaatattaaaatataaaaatatttcaatattgcttttttacgATATAGATACCGgcgaatttaaaaaacacgCATAAACATAGAATATAACCTTAATTTTCCTTACGTACAGAGTTGCGTTCAAAAATCTaactcataaaataaaatagggattgattgaccaatcaaaataaatagcatTGCCAACAATTATGATCGATCAAGAATACACCGATGAGGGATGATCTTGAGTTTTCCGCGCAAAAAACTTATTCCGAATCTCGAACCCCGAATTTGAACAAtactgttgttgttgttggcacaattttgaaattataagtaGTTATATATGTAACTGATAACTGACGTAAATTTTATACTGTAGTATAATGTACAAAATGTTTATCGATTGTCTTTTAGctcgttatttaaaaataattaaatgttattaattaattggaaaATGTAATACTATGTTATATTGTAAACTCCACACATAATGCGAGTATTAATTCTAATGTATCAACATATatggttaaaaataaatgatagtaTATGCTATACATATTCTGAGTAATTTTGGTATCACAAAATGGAAAAATCTGACATACAAACTTTCCTGGAGCTGAAATCGTGCTGCGataatctcataaaaaatcCTACTAAGGAACATGCATATAGAATTGCGACAGTGGCCAATAATATCTCCAATGAAGTTGTCCAGAACTTGTCAGAGTATTGTTTGTTTCCCATTATTACTTCTCTACGAAACAACAGCTTGaggtaataaatttgtaattcatattatatacaatagagaaaatgtggttgcatataataaaaatataaatgatttgacaacacaatttatatattttttattataatcatttatttctttaagttttataagtatttatcTTGCATAGTATGAATGTAAAAGAGCAATTGGTGAAGACTATGAGAGTTATAATACAGAAGACtagaattacaaaattaaagcacttttatgatatttatgacTCTTTGTTActtcaaatttttgataaaagtcAGCCAAATCAtggtatgtatattatatagattacatcaatttaaaatgtttgtttttttaattatttatttgaattttacacAGTAATTATGTTTCATGAGGAACTTAAAGAAGCAGTAACTTTATGTATCAAAGACCTCATTCACCAAAGCTTTAGCGATGTTATTGAGTTGCTTTATactaaagagaatatattgaaaCTTGGTCAAGGAATATTATTATGCTTAACAATTGCAAGAATGGAAAAATCATCTATTGTAAAGtaagcatttaaaataaacgttATGCATgtataacatttatacatttagttttaatatatataatctcaatataaataatattactttaaaaaatatatatatttatatgtattgattttataaactaatatattgaatataattaaaactgatGTATCTATTAGACTAGCAGGAATAGATGCAGTAATGGTTCTATGTCATGTCGATGACAAAATAGACAAATCTGATATCATTATACAAGAAAAAGTAGCAGATACCATTATGGCATTTTTACCTGGTATTGTTAGTGGACTACAGGAAATAGCAATGGGAAGTGAAGTTCAAAATCATAAGGTTACAatggtaatatataatattttcatatatatatatatatatatagttatttatatgCTCTTTAATAGGAACAAATTATTTGAGCAACAGATATTAATCTGtacattaattgaatattacagATGGCAGTTCGAGCATGGGGAAGAGTCATATCTCTTGTAATGCATGATAAAGAGGAAGAAGACATTGCATTATCTATAGAAACACTTATGAAAAAAGATCACAATCTCCTTAGCGAGGCATCGCACACTACAACATATAATggaaaatgtgatataaaacaCAATCTAAAGGGAGCTACAAGAAATAAGGAATGGTTTGAAGCTGCAGCTATTAAGCTTGGTGCTTGTATACAGCTTGTGGACAAGATCAAGAGTCATTCACATTATAAAGTTAGAAGAGAACTGGTAGAAAGTATCAATCTTATACTTGAAAATTGTTCTAggtaaaacattttcttttatcttctctctctctttctttttttctttacatctagtaatatataacataaataaataaattttaatattttatagaaacatGAAACCAAATATTATGGCATTAACGGATTATTTGATTTCCTTATCTGAAGATGAATCCATAGAAGTTAGTGAAAAAGCACATAATGTGCTATACAGTTTAAGTGAAAACTGTATGCAAAATCACAATATGAGACCACTAATTGATTTATTGGAAGATAAGTTTTATAGTTTACTTACAAGATTGCCCACATTTGTCAGACGGAcaggtaaaattttttgtatatatatatatatatatatatatatatataatttttgaacataaatgaaaaatcaaaatatatatcaatatatattaattaaagtatgtatctata
It encodes the following:
- the LOC126858855 gene encoding 60S ribosomal protein L5, encoding MGFVKVVKNKQYFKRYQVKFKRRREGKTDYYARKRLTIQDKNKYNTPKYRLIVRLSNKDITCQVAYSRIEGDRIVCAAYSHELPKYGVKVGLTNYASAYCTGLLLARRLLKKLGLDTLYAGNTEVTGDEYTVEELDDGPGAFKCYLDTGLMRTTTGARVFGAMKGAVDGGLDIPHNTKRFPGYDAESKQFNAEVHRQHIFGQHVANYMKTLEEEDDEAFKRQFSQYIKHGISANDIENIYMKAHEAIRADPEHKKITREKEPVKKRWNRAKLSLSERKNRVAQKKASFLKTLEEAEV
- the LOC126858845 gene encoding PMS1 protein homolog 1-like, yielding MPISALDVKTAKLITTTQIITSVYAVVKELMENAFDANADNVEINLIDNGTSLIEVKDNGHGISKLDAPYIGLSSYTSKISNFEDLDTLQTFGFRGEALNALCAVAEVIVVTKTEEDVVGTSYIMNHTGQIVKHESCHRSTGTTVQVKNLFKQMPVRRQIITNTKKANQVIKLLETLIHCFGICKPNIRIQFRVNNNLVFTKPSLNNIKEAANLILGRKIMSNMEWVEPKDTEFVLQLMLPSKKIQDISKVSHPDLHYIFVNNRPIKHKTLEKLINNVILEYFKQESYRKKMIFLIYIILKPMDIDVNLEPNKDTVLFKDQNKVFDTVDKYIKKYYGLKSVEIVEQNVSNDTSTCYEDYTLDTSQDIIDSEWPICKKRKIDIQEDIIKEKPMLHNNGYEKSLHKQNIDLIQDEQQYRDALAHIQSPNLSDSDSNDVFPIVTLPDKMTKEHETLSQLPVIDLGEDFDFLKEIGSNTSTNENENKLNENEENKQVSLETWSKGHIVGLKGGIDIQSDIVVERQFNDNLDNQINEMENCKLDKMESDRMELDKTHVDNKNLKFIKHVRSQIAKENPTLTAAQTAKKITEFWKQLSSHERGYYRDIAHKEETERQAKKTEERDEVNKMSTEGNKSRLLQLFEKMKNTKNEKKEKLNMRTIVPWTIDRNKIITRLSFESEHIIGCLAPNLWIATICEQIWIIDIIGLIKGLKVPNIDADKIDAKRIECLLKQWLSERDDMSVMHSIYEFTRKM